A single genomic interval of Natronoarchaeum philippinense harbors:
- the mutS gene encoding DNA mismatch repair protein MutS: MDAALGPPEAMADRREDLTPMMAQYHDLCARYDDSLVLFQVGDFYEAFCGAAETISRLLEITLTKREDSTGTYPMAGIPIDNAESYVETLLDAGYRVAIADQVEDPDGVSGVVERAVTRIVTPGTLTEDELLDTDDNNFVAALAADGSQHGLALLDVSTGEFYATAVDADAALRDEISRFDPEEAIVGPGASGDPFPDGCMVTPHDERTFEFDAAAERVEAYFGAPDALLASDVEVRACGALLAYAEYTRGGRYTELHPDITTDDADAEEGGGSDADGADAGSDDADGDDTDADDAASASDETVGSLDYINRLTRYDPREYMVLDRVAIRSLELFERRTVHDSAGPALIDVLDETSCAMGSRTLKDWLRRPLIDRETIEARHDAVEELVSGLQRREAAADLLRDVYDIERLIARVARGRANARDLRSLKDTLDVVPELRDVLDGVECDRLVDVRERLDEMEDVRELIGDAIQPDPSIEVTEGGVIREGYSDDLDDLRETERTGKQWIDDLEVNERERTGVDSLKVGHNSVHGYYIEVTNPNLDAVPEDYQRRQTLKNSERFYTPELKEREDEIISAEQRADDLEYELFREVRSSVAEEAERVQALAATLAELDALVSLATVAAQHDYSRPELGADGIRIEAGRHPVVERTEERFVPNDAGLGPAGDFAILTGPNMSGKSTYMRQVALIVVLAQLGSFVPAERAEIRLVDRVFTRVGASDDIASGKSTFMVEMTELAEILDGATERSLVLLDEVGRGTSTADGLAIARAVTEFVHDEIGATTLFATHHHDLTTIADDFERVENLHFAARRDGGTVSFDHELSDGPATASYGVEVAKMAGVPDAVVEQARDLLDEDAESQSQPTADAADEPADEPPFAEGRGDAAIRQAVGDGGGPLPEGVAAKLRNANLADTTPLEALQLLDELQRELEN, from the coding sequence CGAGTCGTACGTCGAGACGCTGTTAGACGCCGGCTATCGGGTCGCCATCGCCGATCAGGTCGAGGACCCCGACGGGGTCAGCGGCGTCGTCGAGCGCGCCGTCACCCGCATCGTCACGCCGGGAACGTTGACCGAGGACGAACTGCTCGACACCGACGACAACAACTTCGTCGCGGCGCTTGCCGCCGACGGGAGCCAGCACGGCCTCGCGCTGCTGGACGTTTCGACGGGCGAGTTCTACGCGACCGCGGTCGACGCCGACGCCGCGCTGCGCGACGAGATCAGCCGGTTCGATCCCGAGGAGGCCATCGTCGGTCCCGGCGCTTCCGGCGATCCGTTCCCGGACGGCTGCATGGTGACGCCGCACGACGAGCGCACGTTCGAGTTCGACGCCGCCGCCGAGCGCGTCGAGGCGTACTTCGGTGCGCCCGACGCGCTGCTGGCCAGCGACGTGGAGGTGCGGGCCTGCGGCGCGTTGCTCGCCTACGCCGAGTACACCCGCGGCGGCCGCTACACCGAGTTACACCCCGACATCACTACCGACGACGCGGACGCCGAGGAGGGAGGTGGCAGTGACGCCGACGGTGCCGACGCCGGCAGTGACGACGCCGACGGGGACGATACTGACGCCGACGACGCCGCTTCGGCGTCCGACGAGACGGTCGGCTCGCTCGACTACATCAACCGACTCACCCGCTACGACCCGCGGGAGTACATGGTCCTCGACCGGGTTGCGATCCGCAGCCTCGAACTGTTCGAGCGCCGGACGGTCCACGACAGTGCCGGACCGGCGCTGATCGACGTGCTCGACGAGACTTCCTGTGCGATGGGAAGCCGGACGCTCAAAGACTGGCTGCGCCGCCCGCTAATCGACCGCGAGACGATCGAGGCCCGCCACGACGCCGTCGAGGAACTCGTCAGCGGACTCCAGCGCCGGGAAGCCGCCGCCGACCTGCTGCGGGACGTGTACGACATCGAGCGTCTGATCGCCCGCGTTGCTCGGGGGCGGGCCAACGCCCGCGATCTGCGCTCGCTCAAGGACACGCTCGACGTGGTTCCGGAACTCCGCGACGTGCTCGACGGCGTCGAGTGCGACCGGCTGGTCGACGTCCGCGAGCGCCTCGACGAGATGGAAGACGTCCGCGAACTGATCGGCGACGCGATCCAGCCCGATCCGTCGATCGAAGTCACTGAGGGCGGCGTCATCCGCGAGGGGTACAGCGACGACCTCGACGATCTACGGGAGACTGAACGGACAGGTAAACAGTGGATCGACGACCTCGAAGTCAACGAGCGCGAGCGCACCGGCGTCGACTCGCTGAAGGTCGGCCACAACTCGGTCCACGGCTACTACATCGAGGTGACGAATCCGAATCTCGACGCCGTTCCCGAGGACTACCAGCGCCGCCAGACGCTGAAAAACTCCGAGCGCTTCTACACGCCCGAACTCAAGGAGCGAGAAGACGAGATCATCAGCGCCGAGCAGCGCGCCGACGATCTGGAGTACGAACTGTTCCGAGAGGTCCGGTCGTCGGTCGCCGAGGAAGCCGAACGCGTGCAGGCGCTGGCGGCCACGCTCGCGGAACTGGACGCGCTCGTCTCACTCGCCACGGTCGCCGCCCAGCACGACTACTCGCGGCCGGAGCTCGGCGCCGACGGCATCCGGATCGAGGCTGGCCGCCATCCCGTCGTCGAGCGCACCGAGGAGCGGTTCGTCCCGAACGACGCCGGACTCGGGCCAGCGGGAGACTTCGCCATCCTCACGGGACCGAACATGTCGGGCAAGTCGACGTACATGCGCCAAGTGGCGCTGATCGTCGTGCTCGCCCAGTTGGGCAGTTTCGTCCCCGCCGAGCGCGCCGAAATTCGGCTGGTCGACCGGGTGTTCACACGGGTCGGCGCCAGCGACGATATCGCTAGCGGGAAATCGACGTTCATGGTCGAGATGACCGAACTCGCGGAGATTCTCGACGGCGCAACCGAGCGCTCGCTGGTCCTGCTCGACGAGGTCGGCCGCGGCACCAGCACCGCCGACGGGCTGGCTATCGCCCGCGCCGTCACCGAGTTCGTCCACGACGAGATCGGCGCGACGACGCTGTTTGCCACCCACCACCACGATCTGACGACGATCGCCGACGACTTCGAACGGGTCGAGAACCTGCACTTTGCCGCCCGCCGGGATGGGGGGACCGTTTCGTTCGACCACGAACTCAGCGACGGCCCGGCGACGGCGTCCTACGGCGTCGAGGTCGCCAAGATGGCCGGCGTGCCGGATGCCGTCGTCGAGCAAGCGCGCGACCTACTCGACGAGGACGCCGAGTCGCAGTCACAACCGACCGCTGACGCCGCAGACGAGCCCGCCGACGAACCGCCGTTCGCGGAGGGACGGGGCGACGCCGCGATCCGGCAGGCCGTCGGCGACGGCGGCGGCCCGCTCCCGGAAGGCGTCGCAGCGAAGCTCCGGAACGCGAATCTCGCCGACACGACGCCGCTGGAGGCCCTGCAGTTGCTCGACGAACTCCAGCGCGAACTCGAAAACTGA